Within the Pseudomonas fulva genome, the region CCGTGAACTGGGCCTGAGCTGGATTCCGTCGAAGGCCAACTTCCTGGCCATCGACTTCGGCCGTGACACCGCGGCGATCAATCAGGGCCTGCTGCATGAAGGCGTGATCGTGCGCCCGGTCGCCGGCTACGGGATGCCCAACCACCTGCGCGTTTCCATCGGCCTGCCGGCCGAGAATGCCTGCTTCCTGGAAGCGCTGCGCAAGGTGCTGAACGCGTGACGCAACGCACTGCAGTCCTGCAGCCGCTGGTCGAGCGCCTGGTCGTCGTTGGCCTGGGGCTGATCGGCGGCTCCTTCGCCAAAGGCCTGCGTGCCCGTGGCGTGTGCCGTGAAGTGGTGGGCGTCGACCTGGATGCGCAGTCGCGGCGTCTGGCCGTCGAGCTGGGCGTGGTCGACCGTTGCGAAGAAGCACTGGCCGCCGCCTGTCAGGGCGCCGACGTGATCATGCTGGCCGTTCCCATCCTGGCCATGGAGCGCGTGCTCGGCGAACTGGCCAGGCTGGATCTGGGCGACGCCATCCTGACCGATGCCGGCAGCGCCAAGGGCAATGTAGTGCGCGCTGCCAGCGCGGCGTTCGGTGGCGTGCCGGCGCGCTTCGTGCCGGGCCACCCGATCGCCGGCTCCGAGCAGAGCGGGGTGGAGGCGGCCAATGGCGAGCTGTTCAAGCGCCACAAGGTGATCCTCACGCCCCTGGCGCAGACCGATGCGCGAGCGCTGCAACGTGTCGACCAGCTGTGGCGCGAGCTGGGCGCCGATGTCGAGCACATGCAGGTCGAACACCACGACCAGGTGCTCGCCGCCACCAGCCACTTGCCCCATCTGCTGGCCTTCGGCCTGGTCGACTCGCTGGCCAAGCGCAACGAAAACCTGGAGATCTTCCGCTACGCCGCCGGCGGCTTCCGCGATTTCACGAGAATCGCCGGCAGCGACCCGGTCATGTGGCACGACATCTTTCTCGCCAACCGCGAGGCCGTGCTGCGCACCTTGGATGTATTTCGCGACGACCTCGACGCCTTGCGCGACGCGGTCGACGCAGGGGACGGGCATCATCTGCTGGGCGTATTCACCCGCGCCCGGGTGGCCCGCGAACATTTCAGCAAAATACTGGCCCGCCGGGCCTATGTGGACGCTATGCACTCGAACGATTTGATTTTCCTGGCAAATCCTGGCGGCAAGGTCGCCGGTCGCATCCGCGTACCGGGCGACAAGTCCATCTCGCACCGCTCGATCATGCTCGGCTCCCTGGCCGAGGGCACGACCGAGGTCGAGGGTTTCCTGGAGGGCGAAGACGCCCTGGCGACCCTGCAGGCCTTTCGCGACATGGGCGTGGTCATCGAAGGCCCGCACCATGGCCGCGTGACCATCCATGGCGTCGGCCTGCACGGCTTGAAGCCGCCACCTGGTCCGATCTACGTCGGCAACTCCGGCACCTCGATGCGCCTGCTCTCCGGCCTGCTGGCCGGCCAGCCGTTCGACGTGACCATGACCGGCGACGCCTCGCTGTCCAAGCGCCCGATGAACCGTGTGGCCAACCCGCTGCGGGAAATGGGCGCCGTGGTCGAGACCGGCCCGGACGGCCGTCCGCCGCTGACCATCCGTGGCGGCAGCAAGCTCAAGGCGCTGACCTACACCCTGCCGATGGCCAGCGCCCAGGTGAAATCCTGCCTGCTGCTCGCCGGCCTGTACGCCGAAGGCGTCACCACCGTGACCGAGCCGGCGCCGACCCGCGACCATACCGAGCGCATGCTGCGCGGCTTCGGTTATGCGGTCGAGTCCAACGGCCCGGTGGCCTCCCTGCAGGCCGGCGGCAAGCTGACCGCCACCCGTATCGAAGTGCCGGCGGACATTTCCTCGGCGGCGTTCTTCCTGGTCGCGGCGTCCATCGCCGAAGGTTCCGACCTGCTGCTCGAGCATGTCGGCATCAACCCGACCCGTATCGGCGTGATCGAGATCCTGCGCCTGATGGGCGGCGACATCAGCCTGGAAAACCCGCGTGAAGTCGGCGGCGAGCCGGTGGCCGACCTGCGCGTGCGCGGCGCCAGGCTCAAGGGCATCGAGATTCCCGAGGAGCTGGTACCGCTGGCCATCGACGAATTCCCGGTGCTGTTCGTGGCGGCGGTCTGCGCCGAAGGCCGCACCGTGTTGCGCGGCGCCGAGGAGCTGCGGGTGAAAGAGTCCGACCGTATCCAAGTCATGGCCGATGGCCTCACCAGCCTGGGCGTCAAGGTCGAGCCGACTGCGGACGGCATCATCATCGACGGCGGCCAAAGCATCGGCGGCGGCGACGTGTACAGCCACGGCGATCACCGTATCGCCATGGCCTTCAGCGTCGCCTCGCTGCGCGCCACTGCGCCGATCCGCATCCACGACTGCGCCAACGTCGCCACCTCGTTCCCCAACTTCCTGGCCCTGGCCGAGCAGGTGGGCATGCGTGTCGCCGTGGAGGGCAAGCAATGAACCTGAATGCGCCGGTGATCACCATCGACGGGCCCAGCGGCTCGGGCAAGGGCACGGTAGCCGGCCTATTGGCCAAGCATCTGGGCTGGAACCTGCTCGACTCCGGCGCGCTGTATCGCCTGCTGGCGTTCTGCGCGGGTAATCATGGCGTCGATCTGAGCAACGAAGCGTCGCTGAAACTGCTGGCCGCCCATCTGGACGTGCAGTTCCTCGCCGCCGGCGACGGCAAGCCCCAGCGCATCATCCTCGAGGGCGAGGAGGTGACCGACGCCATCCGCAACGAGACCGTCGGTGCCGGGGCCTCCCAGGTTGCCGCACTGCCCGCCGTGCGCGAGGCCCTGTTGCAGCGCCAGCGCGCCTTTCGCGAAGCGCCGGGGCTAATCGCCGACGGGCGGGATATGGGCACGGTGGTTTTCGAAGACGCGCCGCTGAAGGTTTTTCTCACCGCCAGCGCCGAGGAACGTGCCAATAGGCGTTACCTGCAGTTGAAGGCCAAGGGCGATGATGTTAATCTCGCGAGTCTTCTCGATGAGATCCGGGCGCGCGACGAGCGTGATACCCAGCGTGCGGTGGCTCCGCTCAAGCCGGCAGCCGACGCAATCCAGCTGGATTCCACCCAGCTGTCTATCGAGCAGGTGCTGGAAAGAATCCTGAGCGAAGTCGCCAATCGCGACCTCGCCGGTTGAAAAGAGCCAATTTCGGCTCGCAAGGGAGGCATACGGGAGACCAGTCCCAGTCCCGTAGGCCTCTTTTTATATGAATAAACCCGCATTGTCTGGAATGCGGAGCAGGGCGAATCCCCGCCCGACCCTACAGGAATCAACATGAGCGAAAGCTTTGCAGAACTTTTTGAAGAAAGCCTGAAGTCCCTCGACATGCAGCCGGGTGCCATCATCACCGGCATCGTGGTCGACATCGACGGCGACTGGGTTACCGTTCACGCTGGCCTGAAGTCCGAGGGCGTCATCCCTCTGGAGCAGTTCTTCAACGAACAAGGCGAGCTGACCATCAAGGTCGGTGACGAAGTACACGTAGCGCTGGACGCGGTCGAAGACGGCTTCGGTGAAACCAAGCTGTCCCGCGAAAAAGCCAAGCGCGCCGAGTGCTGGATCGTTCTGGAAGCAGCTTTCGCCGCCGAGGAAGTGGTCAAGGGCGTTATCAACGGTAAGGTTAAGGGCGGCTTCACTGTCGACGTTAACGGCATCCGTGCGTTCCTGCCAGGTTCCCTGGTCGATGTCCGTCCGGTGCGTGATACCACTCACCTGGAAGGCAAAGAGCTCGAGTTCAAGGTCATCAAGCTGGACCAGAAGCGCAACAACGTTGTCGTTTCCCGTCGCAGCGTCCTGGAAGCCGAAAATAGTGCCGAGCGCGAAGCGCTGCTGGAATCGCTGCAGGAAGGCCAGCAGGTCAAGGGTATCGTCAAGAACCTCACCGACTACGGCGCATTCGTGGATCTGGGTGGCGTCGACGGCCTGCTGCACATCACCGACATGGCCTGGAAGCGTATCAAGCATCCGTCCGAGATCGTCAACGTTGGCGACGAGATCGACGTCAAGGTTCTGAAGTACGATCGCGAGCGTAACCGTGTTTCCCTGGGCCTGAAGCAACTGGGCGAAGACCCATGGGTTGCCATCAAGGCGCGTTACCCGGAAAGCACCCGCGTCATGGCGCGCGTGACCAACCTGACCGACTACGGCTGCTTCGCAGAGCTGGAAGAAGGCGTGGAAGGTCTGGTACACGTTTCCGAAATGGACTGGACCAACAAGA harbors:
- the rpsA gene encoding 30S ribosomal protein S1: MSESFAELFEESLKSLDMQPGAIITGIVVDIDGDWVTVHAGLKSEGVIPLEQFFNEQGELTIKVGDEVHVALDAVEDGFGETKLSREKAKRAECWIVLEAAFAAEEVVKGVINGKVKGGFTVDVNGIRAFLPGSLVDVRPVRDTTHLEGKELEFKVIKLDQKRNNVVVSRRSVLEAENSAEREALLESLQEGQQVKGIVKNLTDYGAFVDLGGVDGLLHITDMAWKRIKHPSEIVNVGDEIDVKVLKYDRERNRVSLGLKQLGEDPWVAIKARYPESTRVMARVTNLTDYGCFAELEEGVEGLVHVSEMDWTNKNIHPSKVVQVGDEVEVMVLDIDEERRRISLGIKQCKTNPWEDFSGQFNKGDKISGTIKSITDFGIFIGLDGGIDGLVHLSDISWNEVGEEAVRRFKKGDELETVILSVDPERERISLGIKQLEEDPFSDYVAVNDKGTIVRGTVKEVDAKGAIITLADGIEATLKASEISRDRVEDARNVLKEGEEVEAKIISVDRKSRVISLSVKSKDVEDEKEAIKEMRKQEVETSGPTTIGDLIRAQMENQN
- a CDS encoding bifunctional prephenate dehydrogenase/3-phosphoshikimate 1-carboxyvinyltransferase, giving the protein MTQRTAVLQPLVERLVVVGLGLIGGSFAKGLRARGVCREVVGVDLDAQSRRLAVELGVVDRCEEALAAACQGADVIMLAVPILAMERVLGELARLDLGDAILTDAGSAKGNVVRAASAAFGGVPARFVPGHPIAGSEQSGVEAANGELFKRHKVILTPLAQTDARALQRVDQLWRELGADVEHMQVEHHDQVLAATSHLPHLLAFGLVDSLAKRNENLEIFRYAAGGFRDFTRIAGSDPVMWHDIFLANREAVLRTLDVFRDDLDALRDAVDAGDGHHLLGVFTRARVAREHFSKILARRAYVDAMHSNDLIFLANPGGKVAGRIRVPGDKSISHRSIMLGSLAEGTTEVEGFLEGEDALATLQAFRDMGVVIEGPHHGRVTIHGVGLHGLKPPPGPIYVGNSGTSMRLLSGLLAGQPFDVTMTGDASLSKRPMNRVANPLREMGAVVETGPDGRPPLTIRGGSKLKALTYTLPMASAQVKSCLLLAGLYAEGVTTVTEPAPTRDHTERMLRGFGYAVESNGPVASLQAGGKLTATRIEVPADISSAAFFLVAASIAEGSDLLLEHVGINPTRIGVIEILRLMGGDISLENPREVGGEPVADLRVRGARLKGIEIPEELVPLAIDEFPVLFVAAVCAEGRTVLRGAEELRVKESDRIQVMADGLTSLGVKVEPTADGIIIDGGQSIGGGDVYSHGDHRIAMAFSVASLRATAPIRIHDCANVATSFPNFLALAEQVGMRVAVEGKQ
- the cmk gene encoding (d)CMP kinase — translated: MNLNAPVITIDGPSGSGKGTVAGLLAKHLGWNLLDSGALYRLLAFCAGNHGVDLSNEASLKLLAAHLDVQFLAAGDGKPQRIILEGEEVTDAIRNETVGAGASQVAALPAVREALLQRQRAFREAPGLIADGRDMGTVVFEDAPLKVFLTASAEERANRRYLQLKAKGDDVNLASLLDEIRARDERDTQRAVAPLKPAADAIQLDSTQLSIEQVLERILSEVANRDLAG